From the genome of Solanum dulcamara chromosome 12, daSolDulc1.2, whole genome shotgun sequence:
TAAAAAAATCTGAAACAAATGACGACATTGGCTATAGTCCATGAGGGTCTTGTCCCACGTCAGTCATGCCATATCAGTATTGAAATAAATGATAGCACAACATACTATATGAAGAGTTGGCAAAAAATTCCAGGTGTAAATGTATTGAGACAACAATAGCATTTAGCTTGGTCCATACACCAAATATAGGCACACCTTATTGTAAGGATAtgactcaaccccaaaagctagctcatgaagTAAGGATTGCCCAGTCCATATATGCAAACCACCAATCCATTCCCAACCAATGTGGGCACATTCTAACACTCCGTCACGCCTAGGCCCAACTGGAGCGTTGACAAAGAGTCCAAACGGGGATGGACCTGGCTCTAATAATATGGCACCTTGGCGTAACTCAACCACAAAAGCTAGCTTGTGATGGGAGGATtgcccaagtccatataagcaAACCACCCATCCATTTCCCAACCAATGTGAGACTCTAACCTACTCTAACTAACACTTACCAAATAGGCTACaacaatagaagaaatcaaaatatttctGAGTACAAGGCATGAGTATTGCATCACAAGGATAGCGCTTACCAGTTGGAGTGATCACCTGTTTTTCTCCAAATGGTAGATGTCCTAGTCCATGTTCAACAACCTGGTACAGTGAGGCTTAgataagggaaaagaaagacTTGGCTTTCTCGTGTCAAAAACTTAATTTGATTACCGTGTCAGAAAGAAAAACTTACCAAACGAATCAATCTATCAGCATAAAACACAAAATCATGCTTTGTCGTCTGCGCATCACGGATAAGTGTATGCATGCCACGTATCTAAACGAAACAAATAACAACCTTTAGAAGAAAGTAaaagcttgatcttgaagaacaGAAAAAATGACTTCAAGATGAAGAGGAACAGATAATTGGCAAGATGAAGCTGAAACAGATGGGAACTAGAACATATCTAGAGCAACAAGATGGAAATAGCACCTGGAAAGTAGACTGAATAGCATATAAGTTAGGGTATATTTTACAAAGATCATGTTGACCAAGTTTCGTCCGAATATGTTGCACAATCAAATCGATTGCAACATGGTTGTCTCCACCGCGGGGAATGATAATGTCAGCATACTTCTTTGTTGGAAGAATGAAGTCATCAAAAGCCGGTTTGACAAACTTGGAATACTGCACGAATATTACATTACATTATTgggaaaaaaaacaaattacaaAAAGAATTATGCTGAATTTTGGGCAATTGGTCAGTTTTGAAAAGGTCATGTTAGAACCTTACGTCGAGAACAGCATCAAGGTGCATGCACAGACATGAAGCGAGAAAAGAAGCAGGACAAAGAAAATTATTCATCCATCTGTTGATCTTTCTAATAACAATTGGCAGTTTGTTGGAAGTTGggaatacaaaaaataaataaattaatacctCGACAAAAATCTGACAATAACagcaaaaagtaaaaaagaggAGGAACATATGAAACAGCAAAGTTAACTCgcaaattatttcaaaaaacaaataaagCTCAACTAACCTGGTCTAGTACTGTAGCAATATCTCTATTATTTTCAACAGTGTCTCGTCTTATTCTCCTTGCAAGGCGTACATCAGCATCTGCactgaaaattttaaattatgaagcCACAAAAGTAGAAGATTCACCATAGATGTCCGTAGACATGCAACAGAACAACAATCGGAAGCTATATCCTCGTGATTAATCGGCAAATCGAACAATAGGAAGAGCTGACAACAATTGTAAAAAGAAACGCtgtgaaaaaataagaaaaataactcCAATAATCCGCATCAATATAGACTTGGTGCTTCTACCCATACATCCATGTAACATAGTAGTATTCCTattactaaattatttttttcttctcgaGAAATATAATGTGGTCTAGACAAATAAAGGACTGGaacaaaaattttaattagtgttggcataatacataaatatgccctTTAACTTGGCCTCATTTCACATTTATGCCCTCCAATAttgggtgtgcacaagtaggcacttaaatttgtataaaattgaacaagtagacacacattTCCTACGTGGCACAATACACGTAGGacacaaaattgtcatgtaggaCGAATGTATCTgtttgttcaagttttggatagttaaagtgctTACTTGTGCACTCGTAAAGTCAGAGGTCAGAGTTGCCAGCTGAAGCCAAGTTAAGGGTCATagttatgtattatgccatTAGAGCTTGAAGTTTGGGTTTATCATTTTTAGGTGAAACAATTGAAAAGAAAAGATGCATGTAAGAAAAAAATCCAGATGAGATAACAACAAGCAGTATCTAATACAAGAAACATAAAGATATATCAAGGAAAGGTGAGGAAAGAACCTATATCTACAAATATCTTCATATTCATTAGATCTCGGACACGAGGATCATGAAAAATGAGTATGCCTTCCAAAATTATAACATCCGAAGGATTGACCTACCAAGTATTTTAAGTCAAATTGGTTAGTGACACATTAGATGATTCagtatccaaaaaaataaaattagccACAGGCAGTAGCTTTCCACACGTCTATCAGGAAGAGTATCTATATTCCAAATCATTGGAATGTTATCTTTCTCCTTTTCTTCCTTGTTTTCCCTTTGAGGCAGGTTAGGATTACAGATAAAAGAATGTTCAAACAGATGGATGATGTAAATTGACACACTCTTAAAAGAAATTAGATTGATGTCCATGTAACAGTACAAGCTgaatgaaaattataaaaataagagGAAAACGCCATGCTATAAGGCATTACCCTTCGAAGAGGGAATACATCATTTTTGTAACTCTTAGAATCATACTTGGGAATATCTACAGCTTGCCCATGCTTCAATTTCTCCATCACACACAGCAAATGATCGGTGTCAAATGCATCTGAATAGAACACACAATAATAGAAAGAAGAATAAAACTTAGCCCAGATATTATTCTAGAACATAAAGtgacttttaatatttatgaaaCTAAGTACATATCTCTTTATTAAGTGATTCCACGAAGTTAACACTTCTGTGAAATCAAGTATTTATTGTTCAAATCCTTAACTCCATGGAGTTGACAGTTCTGTGAAATCAAGTAATTATTGTTCAAATCCTTACTAACTCATTTCACGGGATTGACTTTGAGAAGCTACTACTAATTGTTTTAAGGGACCTCTGATAAGATTAAGGACTTTAATTGGCCTAAATAGCTGAACCACAGTAGCACACATGTTCCAAGTCACAAATCTTCCCAGTTCATGGCAACCTATTACTAATGGTCTACAGGCAACTGTGAGAATGATAAAATGGATAATTGCCAAAACTTCAACATAGAAAATGATTTCTTTGTTTCTCTAAGGAATgaagaaataaatttttttacctTTGTATTCAACTCAGAGTATAAAGAACTAGACTAACCAGGATGGTCAAAGTTATACTCGTGAACTTTTGTGAGTTCTTCTGGAGTCAAATTGTGATAAAAGGAATCCTGCCAATTGAAACAAAAGTCAAATAAATCAGTGTTTGAGTCTTGGTAGGCTATAAaccatcccccccccccccggccCCCCCAAGCTTAAGATAAATATAAAGCAAGAGGACACTGAAAATAGTGCAAGACAGACAAATATCTAAATCCTATGGTTTTCCTGAACACAACTTCAGCAATGAAGCCGTGCCCCAAAAAGAACTCATTTTATTGAACTTCACACGTAAGAGCTGAGATCCACGAGTCAATATCTTGACATTCGTTTTGCCGCAAAACTTAGAAGACAACTAGGAAATTTCAGATTGAATGTATTAAAATGCAAGTTAAGTTCCCCTCAAAATGTACTTTATTGACATTAAAGACGGGGGGTGATAGAACTAACACACGGGATAGCCATAAAACACCAAATTCTTAGCAAAAAGAATTGGATAGTGTGCTTATGAATAATTAgattatataataatagcttAATTAATTTACAATTTTTATAAAACTAGAAAGTTGGAGACAACCCCCCACCCCACCTCCACCACAGAAAATATTGAATAGGACCTAGCTAGCctatacgtcatcaagaagtaaGGTGAAGTGACTGTAATAAGCAAAGAGTGAATGTTTATCAATTATGTCTGCCCCCAGAGCTTAGCTCACTTGGCAAAGGTTGAGGGACTTTGTGGCTAGGTTACGGGATCGAGCCCTACGCCAAGCGAACCAAATCtagtatttaagtggagaagggtagagggTTGGGTCCATGATCCCCGAGTTTCAAAGGTTAAGGTTGGTCCTAAGGgtataaaaaattttaaaaaaaaaagcataGGAAAAGATCATTCTGTCAGTCAAACTGAGAGTGATGAAAGgagttttttttcttcactctGAAGAAAACCCACCTGGTTAACTAGGACAACACGCTGATCATGAAGCTGATCAATAATCAAATCACAAACTGTAGTCTTGCCTGACGCAGCACCTCCAGCAACTCCTGCAGGGTAAAAAGTTTATATGAGCATGGATTAGTTGAACACTAAGAGAGCTGGAATGATTCAAACAGATAACAATCATGATGATGCAGACACAATTGGCACTTATAGCCTTAAAGAGAATGAAAATTCAATCAGTTCAAAGATTAAGTTTCAGAACTGTGGCCAAGTTACATGTACCATTCCCATCTTTGACCATAATCCCAAGAGATCTCCTCATACCAATGTGGCAAACTACTATTTTGACCAAACATCAGACAACAAATTCAGAGAAGCAAATTCATTGTAGCAGGCAAGAGAAGGATCAAGCACAAAAATGAATCCAGGCCATAGTCATATAAAACTTGGTCTGGACTTCTAAGTCAAACTACTAATTGAATAATATTTATGCAAGCACAAGGATTTCCTATCCATCTGAAAATCAACATCATAATTTTCTCATCCACTGTGATCAAGCATATGCATGTATAGCTTCACTAAGTTTTAAAGATGCAACAGCCATTAGCATCCATCCAAAATAATTGGAATGATGACTGAAATCAATTGTTCTGCATATATTTGTGATAAAAACTAAAATGGCTGAGTAGTTGTCCTTAGTTTCAGAAGCTAAAAGAATTGTGTACGctgaaattcatcaaatataAGAGCGTGAGGAACAATTAGGTGATTAAGCTTAGCATGATAGCCTCGAAGGTACAGTTAGTTAATAAAAGGCTCAAGCAACAGCAAGATATATAATACTGCCTCGACATACCTATGACAAAGGGTTGCTTAACACTTCCATCTATAAAGGTTGTTGGTTGCTCAATCTCTGAAGTATGTGGCTCTTCTAAATGGAATCCAGAATAATGTACTCCTGATGACGCCTGTATCAAATCTTCAACTGCTTTGGAACCCATTTATTAATTGTAGGCTCTGCATTTACGTAACAATCAGCTCATGGAATAAAAGTGTACAGAACATTGTACCAACAACACAAAATAGTCATCCAGATGGTAACTGACAaaactctaaaaaaaattaagttctCCTTTCAAGTGAGATCTTGTCCAACATAActccttttttcttttagaaAGGCCAAAACAGTATAATAACATACCCAGTAAATCCCACAAGTAAGGTCCATAATTCATTATTCCTTGACTTTGAGACAGATGTTTATACTTTTTGGCACTTTTGCTTGTACATATTCATGCACTTTGGATGAATAAAGTACATAGTTACTGGTCTTAAAATCAAGTTCATTATTAGATAATGAGCATGACAAGCATTAATGTTCACAGAGATCCAAGAACATTTGGTTTATGAAAATTGACCAAATTTAGTAGTCAACCACAGGAGACAAGTCAAAAGTAGGAAGAAGCGGGAAGGAAAGGTTGGTTGCACGTTTTCTGGGAGTAATGCCTCCTTTCTCTCTCCCCCAAGGACTCAGTCTCTCGGGTATCTATCAACATATAGAGATCTTGCCTTTGTCGCTGCATGCCCAGATAAAGCAAAACACAATCTAGCCATAGCCAAAAGCAATTTAGCTCATCTGTTAACATCAACTTGAACATGCCAACTATATTCAGAAAACTGTCACCTTTGCACCCaccttttttctatttattagtTTTTGCCTAAAAGACTTGCTTCAATATTTACTCCAGGCAATGTCAAGTATATGTATAAAACTACGTTGGAATTTCCTGAAGTATTAACTTAGAGTTGGGTCTAAATCAACTCAAAACAGACCCATGGCAAGCAATTTTGTAATTGATGCTTCATGACTCTAGTTTGGTTGTTAAAGTCCCAATGAAGTATCAACTAATAAAGGAGGCACCgctcccttttcttttttcacaaATTTCCCAAATACAAAGTTTCGATTTCTTAGAATGCTAATCATCACGTTTGATTATTTAATTCGTTAATCACAACACAATCTGATCCAAACAGGATTGCAACTCAAAGACGAAACTTCCAGTATACTGACATGTAACCAGTCTGAATCTTGAAAGCAATAGCTTCAGGTTTCAACAGCCTCCCAATGTGCCGTATACATTACAGAAATATCCCATTTAAGTAATCAGAATCATCACCTTAGagtttcaatttccaataaAACAATTAAGCAGCATCTTAATTCCTATATCTCTTGGTAAATTGAATAATGAATCTATCTAAATCCTAAGTTCCTAAATACTGTATATTCATGACTCCACTGTATCCCAGCTCAAACATCCTCAAATTGAGTACAAATGATCATCCACAATGCTGAAAATTTAATTCAGTTCATCTCAGCAGCTAAAAAGTACGAGAAAGATGGCTCCTTTTCTACAACCAAATTAACCCCTTATGAGGACCCTCAGGGTAGGAGAGGAAAGGGACcagaaaaattaataaatagcaaTAAAGATTCTACCTGCTTAACTACTACAACACTTAATACAAAAACAATGTAATCACACAAGTAGGGTCTGAAGAGGCTAGGATAAAGATATTGTTTTCAATAtacctcggctcaaaagaaaaTGTAACCAAGGCAGGGCTACTACAACACTTAACATAACAAAAAAACATTTAATTTATCACAATAAAAGAACTAATTCCCAAACTCAAATCTTTAACATAAAGTCCAACAGATAAAAGATATTAGCTTTATAACTAAAAGGGGATCCATATCTGCAACAAGAAATCAGACAAAAATTGAAGAGCATAAATAAACCAACCTGCTAATGTGAACGCAaagttttttatatatataaaaatcagATTCTTGAATATACCATTTATGGCTGGATTCAAGTAGATTgagctaaaaaaaaaagatcttttcactggaaaaagaaaagaaaatcaagaaaacagTAATCTTTATGCAGTatttatcaatatatatatatatatatatatatatacacacatgaACCTTTAAACAATTTTGGTGCTGACCCAAGTGAATTTATAGGGGGGAAAGTTCAGAGAAGGAGCGTTTTTTGATGTATTATTGTGTTGATATTTTTGTTGAAATTACAGTGATGGCCGCGGTATACATGACTTGTGTGGGAGGGGCTATTAGAATGTTTCTAAGATATCTACTAAAAAGTTTCGAGTAAAAATGAATTGGAGCCCCGGCACCTAGACACCAGACAAGGTTAAAAAAAGAAACtaatatttatcaatttttttcaaaaaagttgAAGTTATAATTAGATTGACAAGATTGTGTTATTATGATTATTAGAATTAAACATTTCTTTCTTTGATTATATTTGTcaacatattttaattataagaTTTTAGAATTTACACTTATGCTATTTTATagtttatataatataaattaatagaaaattgttgtacggaAACGAAATGATGATAAGAGGTGAACCGTTACAATTTACACGCATATGTGGGGTCCACTGTCTTATTGATGTGGACTTTGGGCCATTGAAGTTTGGTGAATCTACTAGTCT
Proteins encoded in this window:
- the LOC129876146 gene encoding uridine kinase-like protein 4 encodes the protein MGSKAVEDLIQASSGVHYSGFHLEEPHTSEIEQPTTFIDGSVKQPFVIGVAGGAASGKTTVCDLIIDQLHDQRVVLVNQDSFYHNLTPEELTKVHEYNFDHPDAFDTDHLLCVMEKLKHGQAVDIPKYDSKSYKNDVFPLRRVNPSDVIILEGILIFHDPRVRDLMNMKIFVDIDADVRLARRIRRDTVENNRDIATVLDQYSKFVKPAFDDFILPTKKYADIIIPRGGDNHVAIDLIVQHIRTKLGQHDLCKIYPNLYAIQSTFQIRGMHTLIRDAQTTKHDFVFYADRLIRLVVEHGLGHLPFGEKQVITPTGSVYSGVDFCKRLCGVSVIRSGESMENALRACCKGIKIGKILIHREGDNGQQLIYEKLPEDIAQRHVLLLDPILGTGNSAVQAISLLLKKGVPESNILFLNLISAPQGVHVVCKHFPRIKIVTSEIENGLNEEFRVIPGMGEFGDRYFGTDDD